One Heyndrickxia oleronia genomic window, TATAGGGTAAGTACATTCCTTTACAAATTTTTAGAACTAATTTCATTTATTATTGGAATACTATCTGAAAGCACAAGTAGCAACTGCCCTTGCTGAAACAATTGCCCTCATGTATTAAAAAATCCCCCCATTAGTGTGACCTTTCATAAAAGGTAACGAATGAATCAAAGTTTTTTGTAAACTCCGTGGAAAGATTTCTAAATCCACGTTTTAACTCACCTCTAGATAAGTAGCTCCCATTTTTTAATTGAATAATGTTTTCCTCCAACAATAATAGATCCTTTATATTGTTAACTAAATATCCTCTTTGTTCACTTGTATAATCCACTTGAACAAGAAGGCTTAGAAAAATTTCTCTAACTTGCTTGACCTCGAAAAGCATTGTATCCAACTTCATTTTATCAATAGGGATAGAATCTTTACTAACTAACCAATCCTGTTCAAAAATAGGCAGGACATATTGTGTTCGGTCTATAGTAAGATTTGGAACTTTATTATTCAAATCCGCCTTTAAATCGTTTTCATAGGAACCCTTGAAATCGTTAAAAATCTCCTCAAAGATTTTACCATTATGCAAAACTTTATTGGGCTGATAAACGTAATTTTTTTTCACTCTGAAAGGGGAATAAGGGTAACACAAAGTCATTATAAAAATAAAAAGTAGGATTAGTACGGATAATCCCCCTATTCCTCCAATAATTCTTTTACCCTTTAAGCTCATATAAATCTCCTCCCTTAAGGAATCATAGACGAAATAACCTTAAAATAGTTCCAGTCCAACAGTTCCTAAATAAACAAACCTGTCCCTTTGGCTTAATCACTTCAACAAAAAAAGCATTAATCCTTCTTCGATTAACGCCTCCAATGGTTTAAGTGCACTATATAACAATCTATCTATTATTTGATATTAAAGAGCCTTCCCTTTCTATTGATAGATTACATTTTTGGAGCTTCCATACCAAAAGTTGCCCATTCTTCTTTTGCCGGGCCATAAATACCTGGAACGGTTAATCCCGCCTGACGCATTAGAACCGTCATTTGTCCGCGATGGTGGTTTTGATGCTGAATCAAAAACAACAAAAGTGACCCATTAGGAATTTCTTGCCCAAAAAAGTTTATCCGTTCTTCTAAGTCTTTATCGCTCCATTGATTTCTTAATGACTGTATAAATGAATTGCTAGCTTGCTTGTAGCTATCTGCTATAAACTGGGCCGAATCAGGAACTGGCCAATCCTTTGCTGGAGCCTCAAATGTTAAATTTGTATTTGAGGCAATGATGCGAATGGAACAAACGGTGTGCCAAGCTACACGTCCTAAAGTCCAATTCTGTGAAGTAATCTCCTGATTAAGTGAGTCATCAGTTAAAGCACTTAGTAATTTATGGGTAACCCCGGATTCATATTCCCAGGATTTTAAAAAATGGTCTAATTTTAAGAACATCAATATCCCTCCATGTTTTTTATATAACCACTTCGCTAAATATTTCAATTTCCCTTCCATTTATCAAAAAAACAAGAGTGTTTATTTAATATTTATGATATTCAACTACTTCAAGAAAAGAACATCTTAAAGGAATACCCCTGTTAGCCTTTCAGTATCTCTTACCTGAATAAACTTGAAGAATATTCCCATCAGGGTCCGATACAAAAATGGTGTGAAACTCCTTTTCTCTATTAATAAATACTTTGAAATTATCTGTTTGGAGTAGACGATAATAGTAAAATATCTTTAACGGTTGTTGATTTTTAACTGCTAGTGAAAATTCTTTTATTACATTAAAGTTGTTTTTCTGTTTAATTGTATCCGTTATGGCATTTTCCCTTAACGACATTCTAGCTCGATGAAGGGCAGTTTTAATAGATTCATTACTAACTCTCAGCATTTCAGCGATTTCTTCTGAAGTATATTGAAAGACATCTTTTAAGGTTATTAGCATTGCCTGACGAAGTGGAAGAGTTCCATATAATATTTCTAATAAGCTATCCCACTCAGTAGAATCCCAACTACTCTTATATAACTCGTCGGGCGAAGTCGGAATATCAATTTTCTTACGTTTTTCATCAATAAAAATGTTTCTTGCGATGGTGTATAGAAAAGTTATATTGATCTCCCTATTGGGTTCTCTTTGTTTTATCTTTATATATCTAATTAGTGTTTCCTGGACTAAATCCTCTGCTAGCCATTTGGAGGTTGTTAAAGATAAGCAATATTTATATAACTTCAATGATATCTCTTCAATATTTATAGATTCAGTAACCATATGGCCTCCAAAAAATTTTTTTTATTATGTAACTTTTATCTAATTATAATCGTTTATATAAGGAAAAAAATAAAGGAGAGTGATTTTATAATGTTTAAAGTAGGCGGTATTTTTATTCCTGTTACAGACTTGGAACGATCTAAAAGATGGTATGAATTAAATCTTGGTGTAACAAAAGTCGATGAATGGCAGGAGAATGGATTAGATCATGGTGTGGGATATGTTTTTAAAGATGACTCGACAGGTCTTGCGTTAATAAAGGTTGAAAAGCCTCAACCCACAGAATTTACTATTAAAGGAACAAGCAAAAACGTCTATTATAATTTTGTTGTTGAAGATATTGAACCAGCTTACGATTTTCTGAAGCAAAATGGAGTTAAAACAACAGAAATTCACGATTATGGTGTTATGAAAGGATTCGATTTCTTCGACCCTGATGGAAATTCGTTTAGTGTAGTAAGTGAAGAAATTAATTCTCCCTATCATAAAGACAATTTAAAATGATCAAAAATTAGTGGAAGCAGCTAAGAATTGCTTCCACTTTTGTTTACCCTATTCAACAGGTCAACTCTTTTGCCAAATTAGATTTAAATTTCTTCCTGATATATTTCTATTTTTATCGGCTCTAGACTCAATGGTATTTTAAACTCCTTAAGGTTTTCTATCTCATTAAAAAAATCGTCTATATCATCATAATCCATTGACCATTCTCCGATTTCTAACCTTCTCAATTCATCTGTTGGTTTAAATAAAAATTCACAGTGAAGTTGTTCCATACGAGAATATTCATCTTCTTCATAAATAGTAAACTGACGTACAAAATCAAGGTGGAATAGTTCTTCTCCAGTAAAATCATATACACCACATTGAAATAGGATTTCTTTATCTTCTTCTCTCTCAACTGGCTCTTTACAAAAAGCCTTAAATGTTTCCCAAACTGTTTTCATATCATCGGTATCTTTACCAATCTTATTTTTAAGGTAACTTTCCGCATTTTTAACCGTAATCATTACAACACCACCTCCCACATTATCATGTAATTAGTCTTGTTGGACTAAACTGCACTTAAGTGATCCAATCCTTGCCCTTTCCTCAGCAGTCATGGTGTATTGTGTATCTCCCAATTTAAAAGTATGCGATCCTGACAATGCTTCATAGGTCTTACAAGAGTAACAAACGATACGAATACAGCCAATGACAAGTATAATTGATTCATACTCAACCTCTGTTCTTCTTGGAAAGTCCTTTACCTTATTGTAGTAAACTCCCCTTTACTTCAAAAAAAGAGCATCCCTTATTAAAGGAATGCCCCCTAACCGGATTTACTGATAACCTTCAATTCTTCATACGAAACCTACATAGATATAGTTTTTGTTGCAACTGTTTGTTGAAATGCCAAATCATGCTCAACAATAA contains:
- a CDS encoding DinB family protein, producing the protein MFLKLDHFLKSWEYESGVTHKLLSALTDDSLNQEITSQNWTLGRVAWHTVCSIRIIASNTNLTFEAPAKDWPVPDSAQFIADSYKQASNSFIQSLRNQWSDKDLEERINFFGQEIPNGSLLLFLIQHQNHHRGQMTVLMRQAGLTVPGIYGPAKEEWATFGMEAPKM
- a CDS encoding RNA polymerase sigma factor; its protein translation is MVTESINIEEISLKLYKYCLSLTTSKWLAEDLVQETLIRYIKIKQREPNREINITFLYTIARNIFIDEKRKKIDIPTSPDELYKSSWDSTEWDSLLEILYGTLPLRQAMLITLKDVFQYTSEEIAEMLRVSNESIKTALHRARMSLRENAITDTIKQKNNFNVIKEFSLAVKNQQPLKIFYYYRLLQTDNFKVFINREKEFHTIFVSDPDGNILQVYSGKRY
- a CDS encoding VOC family protein: MFKVGGIFIPVTDLERSKRWYELNLGVTKVDEWQENGLDHGVGYVFKDDSTGLALIKVEKPQPTEFTIKGTSKNVYYNFVVEDIEPAYDFLKQNGVKTTEIHDYGVMKGFDFFDPDGNSFSVVSEEINSPYHKDNLK